The proteins below come from a single Neospora caninum Liverpool complete genome, chromosome IX genomic window:
- a CDS encoding putative tRNA(adenine-N(1)-)-methyltransferase catalytic subunit, whose amino-acid sequence MPDASTLRRKAEAESDAEPPKKESPLSPLGLGGQIARREFPRYGDFVILYGSHALVLPVVLERGRVSNSRLGNYRHDDIVSTAYGSKVQDRKSKRWLVVLHPSPDLFSLALTHRTQILYHSDISLVLMLLDACPGKRICEAGTGSGSLSCHLARAVAPVGHVFTYEFHRQRKLDAEADFKRLGLASHLSSFHRDVCAEGFVRVPAVGSEGEYADLAATSASPAAAGAASAEGSDARAASGASCDGDPREQAVPAAGSIDGLFLDVPSPWLALDHVDTALREGGRFVNFSPCIEQVQRVCECLHERGYHGIQTFEVFRKPWGVWTTKPAARSLAPREGESPAEPGLARDAKRPKRGDTEPPAAEAPNQPPPPSGGEGKVKETQKPAAATASRKANRNKPRSADDGDGCQGLGSAKDVSLATFPLLISQLLGQSVPEEFWTPAMQLEGSKSEEGDCEQGAGASKSPRDGGCASRTDGSSSAKEGFIGIDRTQTEAKRRIVPIDFEATHYPLPLRGHTGYLTVAVKQRTRALSGKLSEPC is encoded by the exons ATGCCAGACGCATCGACTCTCCGCCGAAAAGCCGAGGCCGAGTCCGACGCTGAGCCTCCCAAAAAGGAATCCCCACTCTCGCCCCTCGGCCTTGGCGGGCAAATCGCGCGTCGCGAGTTCCCCCGCTACGGCGATTTCGTCATTCTCTACGGCAGCCACGCGCTCGTTCTCCCGGTCGTTCTCGAAAGAGGCCGCGTCTCCAACAGCCGACTCGGGAACTACAGACACGACGACATCGTCTCCACAGCCTATGGATCCAAG GTCCAAGACCGCAAGTCGAAACGATGGCTCGTCGTCTTACACCCCTCGCCCgacctcttctctctcgcgctcacACATCGGACGCAAATTCTC TACCACTCAGACATCTCGCTGGTCTTGATGCTGCTCGACGCATGCCCGGGCAAACGCATTTGCGAGGCGG GCACGGGTTCCGGCTCTCTGTCGTGCCATCTTGCCAGAGCCGTTGCGCCCGTGGGACACGTCTTCACCTACGAGTTCCACCGGCAACGGAAACTGGACGCCGA GGCGGATTTCAAACGCCTGGGTCTGGCCTCGCACCTCTCGTCCTTCCACCGGGACGTCTGTGCGGAAGGCTTCGTCAGGGTTCCAGCTGTTGGAAGCGAGGGCGAGTACGCAGACCTCGCTGCAACCTCggcttctccagctgcagcCGGAGCCGCAAGCGCCGAGGGATCTGACGCGCGTGCGGCGTCCGGCGCCTCTTGCGACGGCGACCCGCGAGAGCAGGCCGTGCCGGCGGCCGGATCGATCGACGGTCTTTTCCTCGATGTCCCTTCGCCGTGGCTTGCCCTAGACCACGTGGATACGGCACTCAGA GAAGGTGGCCGCTTCGTAAATTTTTCGCCCTGCATCGAGCAAGTCCAGCGGGTCTGCGAATGTCTCCACGAACGTGGCTACCACG GCATTCAAACATTCGAAGTCTTTCGAAAGCCGTGGGGCGTGTGGACGACGAAACCTGCTGCGCGGTCGCTGGCGCCACGAGAGGGCGAATCCCCAGCCGAGCCAGGCCTCGCTCGGGATGCGAAGCGGCCGAAAAGAGGAGATACAGAACCGCCTGCTGCTGAGGCTCCCAACcagcctccgccgccgaGCGGAGGTGAAGGCAAAgtgaaggagacacagaaaccaGCTGCGGCGACGGCGTCCCGGAAAGCAAACAGAAACAAGCCGAGGAGCgccgacgacggagacggatGCCAGGGACTGGGGAGCGCGAAAgacgtttctctcgcgacgTTTCCCCTGTTAATCAGTCAGCTGTTGGGTCAGTCTGTTCCTGAGGAGTTCTGGACACCTGCAATGCAGCTGGAAGGATccaagagcgaggagggagactgCGAGCAAGGAGCTGGCGCCAGCAAGAGTCCCCGTGACGGCGGTTGCGCCTCGCGGACTGacggctcttcttccgcaaAGGAAGGATTCATCGGCATCGACAGAACACAGACGGAGGCAAAGCGCAGGATTGTTCCTATCGATTTTGAAGCGACACATTATCCGTTGCCACTGCGAGGCCACACGGGCTACCTCACGGTGGCTGTGAAGCAGCGAACTCGTGCGTTGTCAGGAAAGCTGTCCGAACCGTGCTGA